One window of the Cryptomeria japonica chromosome 7, Sugi_1.0, whole genome shotgun sequence genome contains the following:
- the LOC131052891 gene encoding uncharacterized protein LOC131052891, translated as MNNMKLKEGCNAEVCRSDGGIFQSWFRAWIISCNAHYYQVEYDNLLDDNGERVVEDVRADAVRPEPPQMTKMRKLAPGHIIEVYDNHAWKAGRVVKVLRGRLFVVKLMESLLERKYHLSVIRAQLFWHRERWLHNDEVAQSALPVQENIECSVASSSSSNELHSDKKNSKHELEMSAYRSTMRAFYASTGCLTWERETLLRNLRHELHISDDEHSSELSRLCSRKDM; from the coding sequence atgaacaacatgaaattgaAGGAAGGATGCAATGCTGAGGTTTGCCGTTCAGATGGGGGTATATTTCAGTCTTGGTTCCGGGCTTGGATCATTTCATGTAATGCACACTATTACCAAGTCGAGTATGACAATCTTTTAGATGACAATGGAGAACGTGTTGTGGAAGATGTACGGGCCGATGCAGTTCGACCAGAGCCTCCGCAGATGACAAAAATGAGGAAATTGGCTCCGGGgcatattattgaagtatatgatAATCATGCATGGAAGGCAGGTAGAGTTGTCAAAGTTTTACGTGGAAGATTATTTGTTGTAAAATTAATGGAATCATTACTAGAGAGGAAATATCATCTATCTGTTATCCGTGCTCAGCTGTTTTGGCACCGTGAAAGATGGCTGCATAATGATGAGGTAGCACAATCAGCTTTGCCTGTGCAAGAAAACATTGAGTGTTCTGTAGCTAGTAGTAGCAGTAGCAATGAGTTACATTCCGATAAGAAGAATTCAAAACACGAATTAGAAATGAGTGCATACCGTTCCACAATGAGAGCTTTTTATGCTTCGACTGGGTGTTTAACTTGGGAGCGAGAAACTTTACTGAGAAATCTTCGACATGAATTGCACATTTCTGATGATGAGCATTCATCGGAGTTGTCACGGTTGTGCTCAAGAAAAGATATGTAA